In the Clostridium gelidum genome, TATTTTATAGACTATAAAAATTCAATATATGTTGGAGATACTGAGTGGGATTTAAAAGAAGCATGACTTTTCCATATGGCAAAAAGATACTAGCATTGAAAATTTAGACAAGGCGAATTATAGTTGGTATAATTTTGTGGACAAACTAATACATAAAAGTTAAAGTCAGTAAGTGTTAAGTAAGAATATTATATATAAAAGGTTGAGGGGAAGAGATTACATTGTTAGAAATAAAAAATTTATATAAAAAGCAAAATGATAATTTAATAAATAATATTAATTTCAAAGTTGAAAAAGGAAATTTAGTAAGTATAGAATCTAGTAGCGAACTTAGCGATGTATTAATTAAACTTATATTAGATAAAGAAATACTAGGGACAGGTGAAATATACATAGAGGATATAAAGCATAGTGAGTATATAAAGAAAAATAAAAAAAGTATTGGCGTAGTATTTAGGGATGAAGGTTTTTATGAGAGACTTACAGTAGATGAGTATATGAAATATTATAGTGACATAATTAATTCTAAGGTTAATTATAAAGATATAATGCTAAAATTCTCCTTATTAGATATTGCTAATAAAAAAATAAAAACTTTAAATTATTCTAAAAGAAAAATGCTTGCTTTTGCTAGGGAGATATTGAAAGAACCTAAACTACTAATATGTCAGGATCCAATATTTAATATGGATAAAGAGGGGATAAGAATAATACTGGAGAATATTGAAGAATTATGTTCTAAAGGAACAGCAGTATTAAGTATTTCCATGTCCTTTAAGGACACAATGTTAATTGGAGGAAAAACTTATATTATTGATGAAAATGGATTGAAAGAAAATGAAGATAAAAAAGATGATGAGCGTAGTGAATTAAATTATAAAGAAGAAAAAGATTATCTACATAGAATTCAAAAAATTCCAGCAAAACTAGAAGAAAGAATTTTATTATTTGATCCTATAGAAATAGATTATATAGAAAGTGAAGCTGGAATAAGTAACTTAAATATAAGGGGAGAAAAGTTTCCTTGTATGATGACACTCACAGAACTTGAAAATAATTTAGAATGTTTTGGTTTCTTTAGATGTCATAGATCTTACATTGTAAATCTTCAAAAAGTAAGGGAAGTAATAACCTGGACAAGAAATAGTTATAGTTTAACATTAGATGATAAGCAAAAAAGTTCTATCCCACTCTCTAAGGGAAAATTAGCTGAATTGAAGGATATTTTAAAAATATAAGTGTTTCATTTAGCACGATATATACTCCATTCAGAAGAAGATATGATTATAATGCATTAGAGCTGCATTGTTTCAGGGTATTTATTGCACCATTTAACATTATTTTTACTCCTTTCATGGTATTTTTGTAGTTAGCTCCTTTGAAATATATGATAATTATATTGTTGAAGCAACTAAAACAATATATTGAATTTATATGAGCGGTATGTTTATTTAGAAAAGTAGATATTGTTCTAGTAAATGTCATAACAAGATTCTAAAAGGAGGAAAACAATTTTGGAAAATATAATTTCTATGAAAAAAGTGCGAAAAGATTTTAATAAAAGTACAGTAGTAAAAAATTTGAACATTGATATTAAAGAAGGAGAAATTTTTGGATTTTTAGGTCCAAGTGGAGCAGGAAAAACAACTACGATAAAGATTCTTACATCACAATTAATACCTACCAGTGGACAAGTGATGGTTCTTGGAAAGGAAATATATGTTGAAGAAAGCAAGGTTCTTAGGAATATTGGTGTACTTACTGATAATAGCGGTTTGTATGAAAGGCTTACAGTTAAAGACAATCTCATGTTATTTGCTAATATTAATAAATTGCATGAAAAGGATGTTGATTATGTACTTGAAAATATGAAGATGCTAGATTTCAAAAATAAGATCGTAAAGAAATTATCAAAGGGAATGAAGCAAAGAGTAATGCTTGCAATAGCTGTGCTTCATAAACCAAAACTATTATTCTTAGATGAACCAACTTCAGCGTTAGATCCTGGAACAACTTTAGAAATTCATAGGTTTCTTAGAAAACTCAACAAAGAAGGTACTACTATATTTTTAACTACACATAATATGGATGAAGCTGATAAACTTTGTGATAGAGTAGCCTTTTTAAATGAAGGAGAAATAGTTGAGATTGGAAATCCAGAAGCTCTAAAATTAAAATATGCAGGTGACGATATACAAGTTAAATTAAAAAGTGAAAATAATTCAGTTATTGTAAAAAACAATAAAGAAGGTGCAGAAAAAATTGAGAGTTGGATGAAACAAGGACAAGTTTTATCGATACACTCTATGGAACCGAATTTAGAAGAAATATTTCTGCATTTAACAGGGAGGGAACTATAATGGATTTTTCAATAAGAAGAGTTAATGCATTATTTAAGAAAGAAGCAAAGGACTTATCAAGAAATATTAATGTGTTATTTATGTGTGTACTTCCAATAATGCTGTGTTTCATGTATTCAAAGCTTTTTGGAGGTTCTCAAGAGGGTAAATTATTTATTTTAAATGTGTGCTTAAATATGAATTTTGTACTAGTGCCAGGGTTCATAACTGCAATGATAATAGCAGAGGAAAAGGAAAAAAACACATTGAGAACATTAATGTTAGCAGCAGTTTCACCATTAGAATTTTTAGTTGGAAAAGCTATGATAATATTATTAATTTCACTTGGAACTAATATATTAATGTTTTTTATTATGGGGATGGGGCTTTTATATTTAGGATGGTTTATTATTGTAACAATTTTAGTAGTTATATCTATGATGGAATTTGGAGCAGTAGTAGGAATTATATCAGAAAATCAAATGAGTACAGGGACTATTGGAATGCCTATTTTTATGATTTTTTTAATGATACCTTTTTTTATAAGAATAAATGATGTTTTTAGAAGGATAGCTGAACTTTTACCAAATTATAATGCAGAAATATTAATGAATAGAATTTTTACTAATGAAGCTATTGGAATAAACTTTGCTTATAATATAGCAGTGATTTTAGCATGGATAATAATAGGAGCAGGAGTTTTTACTTGGATTTATAGTAAGAAAAAATTAGACTAGGAACATAGGTCATATTCAATTTTGCTTAAGAATATCATTTGTTTTATTAAAAGAATTAAGGTGGCGTGTTATGGATATTGAAAAACTTATTGAAGAATTTGCAATGGCATTTGCAAAAGTTCTTTTTAATAAAGAAGAAAAAAAGAGTGAAAAGATTAATATTGACCAAATTAGTTCAACAGATATATTCAAAATAATTTTCAATAAATCATTTCATAGGGGAGATTATAGTAAAGCAGAAGATTTAATTTTTCATGAGTTAGAAAACAATAATTCAACTGAAGTATATGAAGTTGCAAGTGAATTTTATAATACATTGCTCAAAAAAAGTGATGAAGAATTGAATAAAAGGAATTTCCCAAGAAAAGAAATTTATCAAGGATTAGATGATATAAAAAGGTTTAAAATTAATTTATAGGTCTACCGAATTATTTTAATGAAGTTAAATCGGGATTTCCATCAGCAATATATGGAATGAATAAGAGGGAGAGTCTCAAAATTGGGACTCTCCCTCTTATTTATTTACAATGTTATTGTTTCTTTTTACAATCTTTACAGACACCTTTCATGACTAAGTCATGATCTGTAAGCGTAAAACCAGTTGAATTTTGAACCATTTCTTGAATTTGGAGCATAGGGCATGGAATTTCAACTTCCTTATGGCAAATATCACATTCTAAATGATGCCTATGTGTTTCACCTTTAATTTTATATGAAAATACTCCATCATTAAGAGTTATTTTTTCTGTAATTTCTTTTTCTTCAAACAATTCCAATGTTCTATAAATGGTACTTAAATTAATATTTATGTTATTGTCTCTATAAATTTGATATATTTTTTCAGCAGATAAACTGTTCTCTGAATTTGTTAATATATTTAAGATTTCTATTCTTCCTTTAGTAATTTTAAGTGCCTTTTCTTTTAGAATTT is a window encoding:
- a CDS encoding Fur family transcriptional regulator, with translation MEPKEILKEKALKITKGRIEILNILTNSENSLSAEKIYQIYRDNNININLSTIYRTLELFEEKEITEKITLNDGVFSYKIKGETHRHHLECDICHKEVEIPCPMLQIQEMVQNSTGFTLTDHDLVMKGVCKDCKKKQ
- a CDS encoding ABC transporter permease, producing MDFSIRRVNALFKKEAKDLSRNINVLFMCVLPIMLCFMYSKLFGGSQEGKLFILNVCLNMNFVLVPGFITAMIIAEEKEKNTLRTLMLAAVSPLEFLVGKAMIILLISLGTNILMFFIMGMGLLYLGWFIIVTILVVISMMEFGAVVGIISENQMSTGTIGMPIFMIFLMIPFFIRINDVFRRIAELLPNYNAEILMNRIFTNEAIGINFAYNIAVILAWIIIGAGVFTWIYSKKKLD
- a CDS encoding ABC transporter ATP-binding protein, translated to MENIISMKKVRKDFNKSTVVKNLNIDIKEGEIFGFLGPSGAGKTTTIKILTSQLIPTSGQVMVLGKEIYVEESKVLRNIGVLTDNSGLYERLTVKDNLMLFANINKLHEKDVDYVLENMKMLDFKNKIVKKLSKGMKQRVMLAIAVLHKPKLLFLDEPTSALDPGTTLEIHRFLRKLNKEGTTIFLTTHNMDEADKLCDRVAFLNEGEIVEIGNPEALKLKYAGDDIQVKLKSENNSVIVKNNKEGAEKIESWMKQGQVLSIHSMEPNLEEIFLHLTGREL
- a CDS encoding DUF6483 family protein, whose translation is MDIEKLIEEFAMAFAKVLFNKEEKKSEKINIDQISSTDIFKIIFNKSFHRGDYSKAEDLIFHELENNNSTEVYEVASEFYNTLLKKSDEELNKRNFPRKEIYQGLDDIKRFKINL
- a CDS encoding LytTR family transcriptional regulator DNA-binding domain-containing protein; its protein translation is MLEIKNLYKKQNDNLINNINFKVEKGNLVSIESSSELSDVLIKLILDKEILGTGEIYIEDIKHSEYIKKNKKSIGVVFRDEGFYERLTVDEYMKYYSDIINSKVNYKDIMLKFSLLDIANKKIKTLNYSKRKMLAFAREILKEPKLLICQDPIFNMDKEGIRIILENIEELCSKGTAVLSISMSFKDTMLIGGKTYIIDENGLKENEDKKDDERSELNYKEEKDYLHRIQKIPAKLEERILLFDPIEIDYIESEAGISNLNIRGEKFPCMMTLTELENNLECFGFFRCHRSYIVNLQKVREVITWTRNSYSLTLDDKQKSSIPLSKGKLAELKDILKI